In Scyliorhinus torazame isolate Kashiwa2021f chromosome 9, sScyTor2.1, whole genome shotgun sequence, a single window of DNA contains:
- the LOC140429289 gene encoding uncharacterized protein, translating to MKQLHRSRRWEGNIIWTLPCFWNTCKFDFGCVKSGTIKVTSGCQKSVGRDHEKEKGTRERTGRVRREVQLERRLPGDALKLIKGQTEENPGSMNLFYQIYHRLYGQGRVVCYPNPAAVSRLFSVSPLWGTPQTVVYCQRSEPLPEHVTLPYDPDSAPPAICLPLPRDNSHSQYDRLRRWRAYIPSHFTPNRDSRSYENCFSSEGYGCLLVEVDTNITCLFPTCTDRRCHITQASGQCICYNTTCVPLNAGLQLLCGWANVSHITVGNRAFCIAGRPEWAFQNWINWATGRSLRNRYADCDASLHTEQG from the coding sequence atgaagcagctgcaccggtcccggcgatgggaagggaacattatatggacattgccttgtttttggaatacatgtaaatttgattttggatgtgttaaaagtggtacaataaaggtaacatcaggctgtcagaagagtgtaggaagagaccatgagaaagagaaagggactagagagaggacggggcgtgtgagaagggaagtacagctagaacgtaggttaccgggagatgcacttaagttaattaaaggccaaactgaggaaaacccgggtagtatgaatctcttctaccagatttaccaccgtctgtatggccagggacgggttgtctgctacccaaaccccgcagcggtgtctaggttattttctgtttcaccgctttggggcactccccaaacggtggtttattgtcagcgttccgagccattgcccgagcacgtcactcttccttacgatccggattcagcaccaccggctatttgccttcccctccctcgggataattcccattcacagtacgataggctgcgacggtggagggcgtacatacctagccacttcactcccaatagggattcccggtcgtacgagaattgcttcagcagtgaaggatatggctgtttgctggtagaggtggacacaaatataacatgtctgtttcccacctgtacggacaggaggtgccatatcacccaggcgtctggccaatgcatttgttataacaccacttgcgttccattgaacgctggcctccagctcctttgtggctgggcgaatgtctctcatatcactgttgggaatagggctttctgcattgctgggcggcccgaatgggcatttcaaaattggataaactgggctactgggaggtccttacgcaaccgatatgctgattgtgatgctagtctccacacggaacaaggataa